From Rhinatrema bivittatum chromosome 5, aRhiBiv1.1, whole genome shotgun sequence, the proteins below share one genomic window:
- the LOC115091565 gene encoding olfactory receptor 56A4-like — MSSFNTNSTTEVSEFLLMGFPGIQRWQHWLSIPLALLFLVALVANLTLLITFYADLNLHAPMYYLLAMLALVDIGLCNSVTPKLLGILWFDAKTISSSACFTQMYFVHCFLGMESGIFLVMAYDRYIAICNPLRYFYIITNGFVVKSAVFILVRNAVLGLPVPLLAARLHYCSRNAIKYSFCANLAVVSLACEDITINSVYQLVVAWVLLGSDFLLITMSYCFILRAVLKLQAEGAAMKALSTCSSHFILILFFSTILVVLAITHTSGNKIPSDIPILVNVLHLLVPPSLNPIVYGVRTKEIKHGILKVFTKRRATTSEK, encoded by the coding sequence ATGTCTTCCTTCAATACCAACAGCACCACGGAGGTGTCTGAGTTCCTCCTCATGGGTTTCCCTGGGATCCAAAGATGGCAGCACTGGCTCTCCATCCCACTGGCTCTTCTCTTCCTCGTGGCCCTTGTGGCCAATCTCACACTACTGATCACTTTCTATGCTGATCTGAACCTCCATGCTCCCATGTACTATCTGCTGGCCATGCTGGCTCTGGTGGATATAGGTCTCTGCAACTCAGTCACTCCCAAACTCCTAGGGATCCTCTGGTTTGATGCAAAAACTATCAGCTCCTCAGCCTGCTTCACGCAGATGTACTTTGTCCATTGCTTCCTTGGGATGGAGTCAGGTATCTTCCTTGTTATGGCTTATGATCGATACATTGCAATCTGCAACCCCTTACGGTACTTCTACATAATTACTAACGGCTTTGTAGTAAAATCTGCTGTCTTTATCCTGGTCAGGAATGCAGTGTTAGGTCTACCGGTTCCTCTGCTTGCTGCCCGGCTGCATTACTGCTCCAGAAATGCCATCAAATACAGCTTCTGTGCCAACTTAGCAGTAGTGTCCCTGGCCTGTGAAGATATTACAATAAACAGTGTTTACCAGCTGGTGGTTGCCTGGGTTTTATTAGGCAGTGACTTCTTGTTAATCACCATGTCATACTGTTTCATCCTCCGGGCTGTGCTGAAGCTGCAAGCTGAAGGGGCAGCCATGAAGGCCTTGAGTACCTGCTCTTCTCACTTCATtctcatcttatttttttctACTATCCTTGTGGTTTTGGCCATAACTCACACAAGTGGGAACAAAATCCCATCGGACATCCCAATTTTGGTGAACGTTTTACATCTCCTTGTCCCTCCATCACTGAACCCCATTGTCTATGGTGTGAGGACCAAAGAGATTAAGCACGGCATACTGAAGGTGTTCACGAAAAGAAGAGCAACAACCAGTGAGAAGTGA